The proteins below come from a single Mustela nigripes isolate SB6536 chromosome 14, MUSNIG.SB6536, whole genome shotgun sequence genomic window:
- the CERS2 gene encoding ceramide synthase 2, which produces MLQTLYDYFWWERLWLPVNLTWADLEDRDGRVYAKASDLYITLPLALLFLIVRYYFELYVATPLAAFLNVKEKTRLRAPANPTLEHFYLTSGKQPKQAEVELLSRQSGLSGRQVERWFRRRRNQDRPSLLKKFREASWRFTFYLVAFIAGMAVIVDKPWFYDMKKVWEGYPIQSTIPSQYWYYMIELSFYWSLLFSIASDVKRKDFKEQIIHHVATIILISFSWFANYIRAGTLIMALHDSSDYLLESAKMFNYAGWKNTCNNIFIVFAIVFIITRLVILPFWILHCTVVYPLELYPAFFGYYFFNSMMGVLQLLHIFWAYLILRMAHKFITGKLVEDERSDREETESSEGEEAVAGGGAKSRPLANGHPVLSNNHRKND; this is translated from the exons ATGCTCCAGACCTTGTATGACTACTTCTGGTGGGAACGGCTGTGGTTGCCTGTGAACTTAACTTGGGCTGATCTAGAAGACCGGGATGGACGGGTCTACGCCAAAGCCTCAGACCTCTACATCACACTACCCCTGGCCTTGCTCTTCCTCATCGTTCGATACTACTTTGAGCT TTATGTGGCTACACCACTGGCCGCCTTCCTGAACGTAAAGGAGAAAACTCGGCTGCGGGCACCAGCCAACCCCACCTTGGAGCACTTCTACCTAACCAGTGGCAAGCAGCCCAAACAG GCGGAGGTAGAGCTCCTGTCACGGCAGAGTGGGCTCTCTGGCCGCCAGGTAGAGCGCTGGTTCCGCCGCCGCCGCAACCAGGATCGGCCCAGTCTCCTCAAGAAGTTCAGAGAAGCCAG CTGGAGATTCACCTTTTACCTGGTTGCCTTCATTGCTGGCATGGCTGTCATCGTGGAT AAACCCTGGTTCTATGACATGAAGAAGGTTTGGGAGGGCTATCCCATACAG agCACCATCCCTTCCCAGTATTGGTACTACATGATTGAACTTTCTTTTTACTGGTCGCTGCTCTTCAGCATTGCCTCTGATGTCAAGCGAAAG GATTTTAAGGAACAGATCATCCACCACGTGGCAACCATCATTCTCATCAGCTTCTCCTGGTTTGCCAATTACATCCGAGCAGGGACTTTGATCATGGCTCTACATGACTCTTCTGACTACCTGCTAGAG TCAGCCAAGATGTTTAACTATGCGGGATGGAAAAACACCTGCAACAACATCTTCATCGTCTTCGCCATCGTCTTCATCATTACCCGACTGGTCATCCTGCCCTTCTG GATCTTGCACTGCACGGTGGTCTACCCCTTGGAGCTCTATCCTGCTTTCTTCGGCTACTACTTCTTCAATTCCATGATGGGAGTGCTACAGCTGCTGCATATCTTCTGGGCCTACCTCATTCTGCGCATGGCCCACAAGTTCATAACTGGAAAG CTGGTAGAGGATGAACGCAGTGACCGGGAAGAAACGGAGAGCTCAGAGGGGGAGGAGGCTGTAGCCGGGGGAGGAGCAAAGAGCCGGCCCCTAGCCAACGGCCACCCTGTCCTCAGTAACAACCATCGTAAGAATGACTGA